A portion of the uncultured Bacteroides sp. genome contains these proteins:
- a CDS encoding 4Fe-4S binding protein, producing MAKIRGAIVVNTERCKGCNLCVVACPVKVISLAKEVNAKGYNYALEYLENTCIGCSACATVCPDGCITVYKVKCE from the coding sequence ATGGCTAAAATCAGAGGAGCAATAGTTGTCAACACAGAACGCTGCAAAGGCTGCAACTTGTGTGTGGTAGCTTGCCCGGTAAAAGTTATCTCTCTTGCAAAGGAGGTTAATGCAAAAGGGTACAATTATGCCCTGGAATACTTAGAAAACACCTGCATCGGATGCAGCGCATGCGCAACTGTTTGTCCGGACGGATGTATTACTGTTTACAAGGTTAAATGCGAATAA
- a CDS encoding putative porin, which produces MKRFLLIYIALVIIGQVSALAQVRQNDAFDENGNQIDPSMRVKKDSSNVEIQSVPPKLYMWNISEELGNIKPIEVDTAFHHFQNTNLGEGIKGHYNYLGNLGAPRLSRLFFERPQASSAMFMDPFSSFYVNPWEFKFTNSNIPYTNLTYYKAGSKIDGEERFKSYFSVNANKRLSFGFNIDYLYGRGLYSNQSTAFFNGGLFGSYIGDRYQAHLIYNNYTMKMSENGGITDDRYITNPEQMAEGTKQYEPTNIPTKLTSTWNKNNKYYVHFTHRYNIGFTRKATGVKNDTIDRYIPVTSFIHTVNLEKSRHRYISKKEAKDFYKNTYINRGRFASDDSTTYIGIKNTFGIALLEGFNKYAKSGLTAYISHKMSKYELMNKDSVSTDKYDEQEVFVGGELSKRQGSLLHYTINGEIGALEQAIGQFRVKGDMDLNFHLWKDTVSLIARASVSNTLPAFYMRHYHSNHFYWDNTFDKEFRSRIEGELNIQRWQTNLKVGVENIKNYTYLNELALPAQFSDNIQVVSVTLNQNFKAGIFHLDNEVTWQQSSNNTILPLPKLSLYHNLYLETKLAKKVLSVQLGADVRYFSKYNAPAYTPAIQQFHLQATDDQVQIGGYPIVNLYANLQLKRTRFFVMMSHVNQGMMSNSNYFLSPHYPINPRMLKFGLSWNFYD; this is translated from the coding sequence ATGAAAAGATTCCTACTTATATATATCGCTCTAGTCATCATTGGCCAAGTGAGTGCACTCGCTCAGGTCAGACAAAACGATGCTTTTGACGAAAACGGAAATCAGATAGATCCGTCCATGCGCGTAAAAAAGGATAGCTCAAATGTAGAAATACAAAGTGTACCTCCCAAGCTATATATGTGGAACATAAGCGAAGAATTAGGCAATATCAAGCCCATCGAGGTAGATACTGCATTCCATCATTTTCAGAATACCAACTTGGGGGAAGGAATAAAAGGGCACTATAACTATTTGGGAAATCTCGGCGCTCCCCGTCTGTCCCGCTTATTTTTCGAACGTCCTCAAGCCTCTTCAGCAATGTTTATGGATCCTTTTTCAAGTTTCTATGTAAACCCTTGGGAATTCAAATTCACGAATAGCAATATACCCTATACAAATCTAACGTATTATAAGGCCGGTAGCAAAATAGATGGAGAAGAGCGCTTCAAATCTTATTTCTCCGTGAATGCCAACAAACGGTTATCGTTTGGATTTAACATAGACTACCTTTATGGGCGGGGGTTATATAGCAATCAGTCTACTGCATTCTTTAATGGAGGACTATTTGGTAGCTATATCGGCGATCGTTATCAAGCTCATCTGATTTACAACAACTACACCATGAAAATGTCCGAAAACGGTGGAATCACTGATGACAGATACATCACCAATCCGGAGCAAATGGCCGAAGGCACGAAACAATATGAACCTACAAACATCCCGACCAAACTAACAAGTACATGGAACAAAAACAACAAGTACTATGTACACTTCACACACCGATACAATATCGGATTTACCCGAAAAGCTACCGGAGTAAAGAACGACACGATTGACAGATACATTCCAGTCACCAGCTTCATTCATACTGTAAACCTGGAGAAATCTCGTCACCGTTATATTTCTAAAAAAGAAGCAAAAGATTTCTACAAAAACACCTATATCAATAGAGGACGGTTTGCAAGCGATGATTCCACCACTTACATAGGCATTAAAAACACCTTTGGCATTGCTTTACTCGAAGGTTTTAACAAATATGCCAAATCCGGACTAACCGCTTATATTTCTCACAAAATGAGCAAATATGAGTTGATGAACAAGGACTCTGTATCAACTGATAAATATGACGAGCAAGAAGTATTCGTGGGTGGAGAATTATCGAAACGACAAGGTAGTTTGCTTCATTACACCATTAATGGTGAGATCGGCGCTCTTGAGCAAGCCATCGGCCAGTTTCGTGTAAAAGGTGACATGGACTTGAATTTTCATTTGTGGAAAGATACCGTGAGTTTGATTGCCCGAGCTTCCGTTAGCAATACCTTACCGGCGTTTTACATGAGACATTATCACTCCAACCACTTCTATTGGGACAATACTTTCGACAAAGAATTCCGTTCTCGCATTGAAGGTGAGCTCAATATCCAACGTTGGCAAACGAACCTGAAAGTCGGAGTGGAAAACATTAAGAATTACACTTATCTGAATGAGCTGGCACTGCCGGCCCAGTTCAGCGATAACATTCAAGTAGTGTCTGTTACGTTGAATCAAAACTTTAAGGCGGGCATTTTTCATTTAGACAATGAGGTCACTTGGCAACAATCGAGTAACAACACCATACTGCCGTTACCTAAACTCTCTTTATATCACAATCTGTATTTAGAGACCAAATTGGCCAAGAAGGTATTAAGCGTACAGTTAGGAGCCGATGTTCGTTATTTTAGCAAATACAACGCTCCGGCCTATACACCGGCCATTCAGCAGTTTCACCTGCAAGCTACCGACGATCAGGTGCAGATCGGAGGTTATCCCATTGTGAACTTATACGCCAATTTACAGTTGAAACGTACTCGCTTTTTCGTGATGATGTCTCATGTGAATCAAGGGATGATGAGCAACTCCAACTATTTTCTCTCACCCCACTACCCCATTAACCCCAGGATGCTTAAGTTTGGCCTTTCGTGGAACTTTTATGATTAA
- a CDS encoding glycoside hydrolase family 28 protein, translating to MKKVFGIICLLIAALSVNANPIDFDKAFKESAKIEKQIKKTSFPKRSFKITDFGAKSDNEAEPCHEAINQAILTCSQAGGGTVIVPKGTFYTGPITLKSNVNLHIEEGAQLKFSTDQSLYFPAVITRWEGIDCYNARPLIYAYGETNIAITGKGTIDGQGSNENWWAMCGAPHYGWKEGMVAQRNGGRERLLMYGETGTPIYKRIMKPEDGMRPQLINLYSCNTVLIEDVTLLNSPFWVIHPLFCESLIVRGANIFNRGPNGDGCDPESCKNVLIENCIFDTGDDCIAIKSGRNNDGRKWNIPSENIIVRGCEMKNGHGGVVIGSEISGGYRNLFVENCKMDSPELDRVIRIKTSTCRGGVIENVFVRNITVGQCRESVLHINLQYENREKCARGFTPTVRNVHLKNVTCQKSQLGVLIMGLESPEHVYNISIEDSHFNNVSKDKNDISGAKDVTFKNLYINGKLVNQ from the coding sequence ATGAAAAAAGTATTCGGAATCATTTGTCTGCTCATCGCAGCCCTTTCAGTCAACGCTAATCCAATCGACTTTGACAAAGCCTTCAAAGAAAGTGCCAAGATAGAGAAACAAATCAAAAAGACATCGTTCCCTAAACGCTCGTTTAAGATTACCGACTTCGGAGCAAAGTCCGACAACGAAGCAGAACCTTGTCACGAAGCCATCAATCAGGCCATTCTGACATGTAGCCAAGCCGGCGGAGGAACAGTGATTGTACCCAAAGGTACCTTTTATACAGGCCCAATCACTCTAAAAAGCAATGTCAATCTACACATAGAAGAAGGAGCTCAATTAAAGTTCTCCACAGACCAGAGCCTTTATTTCCCCGCAGTAATTACTCGCTGGGAAGGTATCGACTGCTACAATGCCCGTCCACTAATTTATGCTTATGGAGAAACGAACATCGCCATTACCGGCAAAGGAACAATAGACGGGCAAGGCTCCAATGAGAATTGGTGGGCTATGTGCGGAGCGCCTCATTACGGATGGAAAGAAGGTATGGTGGCTCAGCGCAACGGTGGCCGTGAACGCCTCTTGATGTATGGGGAAACTGGTACTCCCATCTACAAACGAATCATGAAGCCTGAAGACGGCATGCGTCCACAGCTCATCAACCTATATTCTTGCAATACCGTACTGATAGAAGATGTGACGCTACTCAACTCTCCGTTCTGGGTTATCCACCCACTCTTCTGCGAAAGCCTCATCGTAAGAGGGGCAAACATCTTTAATCGTGGTCCCAACGGAGACGGATGCGACCCTGAATCATGCAAAAACGTATTGATAGAAAATTGCATCTTCGACACAGGCGATGATTGCATCGCTATCAAATCGGGAAGAAACAACGATGGCCGCAAATGGAACATTCCAAGCGAAAACATCATCGTTAGAGGCTGTGAAATGAAGAACGGACACGGCGGTGTTGTCATTGGTAGTGAAATCTCGGGAGGTTATCGTAATCTGTTTGTTGAAAATTGCAAGATGGACAGTCCCGAGTTGGACCGCGTGATCCGAATCAAAACGAGTACCTGCCGAGGCGGAGTGATAGAAAACGTATTCGTCCGCAACATTACCGTAGGTCAGTGTCGCGAATCCGTACTCCACATCAATCTGCAATACGAGAATCGCGAGAAATGTGCGAGAGGCTTTACACCCACGGTTCGTAATGTACATTTGAAGAACGTGACATGTCAAAAGAGCCAGTTGGGTGTACTGATCATGGGTCTTGAAAGTCCCGAACACGTATATAATATCAGTATAGAAGACTCTCACTTCAACAATGTATCCAAAGATAAAAATGATATAAGCGGTGCTAAAGACGTAACTTTCAAAAACCTTTATATCAACGGCAAGCTGGTAAATCAGTAA
- a CDS encoding 3-methyl-2-oxobutanoate dehydrogenase subunit VorB: protein MEEEVVLMKGNEAISHAAIRCGADGYFGYPITPQSEVLETLAELKPWETTGMVVLQAESEVAAINMVYGGAGSGKKVMTSSSSPGISLKQEGISYIAGAELPCLIVNVMRGGPGLGTIQPSQADYFQTVKGGGHGDYRLIALAPASVQEMADFVELSFELAFKYRNPVMMLADGVIGQMMEKVVLPAQKKRLTDEEVIARCPWATTGKTKGRKPNIITSLELDPNAMEQNNLRLQAKYKVIEENEVRYEEIECEDADYLIVAFGSMARIGQKAMEIAREEGIKVGILRPITLWPFPTKAIAGYANKVKGMLSLELNAGQMIEDIRLAVNGRVKVEHFGRLGGIVPDPDEIVAALKEKLIK from the coding sequence ATGGAAGAAGAAGTTGTATTAATGAAGGGAAACGAGGCCATCTCTCATGCAGCCATTCGCTGCGGTGCAGACGGATACTTCGGCTATCCCATCACTCCACAATCGGAAGTATTGGAGACTCTTGCCGAACTCAAACCGTGGGAAACCACCGGCATGGTAGTGCTTCAAGCCGAAAGTGAAGTAGCAGCTATAAATATGGTATACGGCGGAGCCGGAAGTGGTAAAAAGGTGATGACCTCATCTTCAAGCCCCGGTATCAGCTTAAAGCAAGAAGGAATCTCCTACATAGCAGGTGCCGAACTCCCCTGCCTAATCGTGAACGTAATGCGTGGAGGCCCCGGATTGGGAACCATTCAGCCAAGTCAGGCCGACTACTTCCAAACAGTAAAAGGTGGTGGACACGGAGATTATAGACTGATCGCATTGGCTCCCGCCTCTGTACAAGAGATGGCCGACTTTGTAGAATTATCATTCGAACTTGCCTTCAAATATCGCAATCCCGTTATGATGTTAGCCGATGGTGTCATCGGACAGATGATGGAAAAAGTTGTTCTTCCTGCTCAGAAAAAACGCCTGACGGATGAAGAAGTAATCGCACGCTGCCCGTGGGCTACTACCGGAAAGACAAAAGGTAGAAAACCGAATATTATCACCTCTCTTGAACTTGACCCGAATGCCATGGAGCAAAACAACCTTCGTCTCCAGGCTAAATATAAAGTGATCGAAGAGAACGAAGTGCGCTACGAAGAAATAGAATGCGAAGATGCCGATTACCTCATCGTGGCTTTTGGCTCTATGGCTCGTATCGGACAAAAAGCAATGGAAATCGCACGTGAAGAAGGTATCAAAGTAGGCATTCTGCGCCCCATCACTTTGTGGCCGTTCCCTACAAAAGCCATCGCAGGCTATGCCAATAAAGTAAAAGGCATGCTTTCTCTTGAATTAAATGCCGGACAGATGATCGAAGATATTCGTCTGGCGGTAAACGGAAGAGTAAAAGTGGAGCACTTCGGACGTTTAGGAGGCATCGTGCCCGATCCTGACGAAATTGTTGCAGCACTAAAAGAAAAACTAATCAAATAA
- a CDS encoding transporter substrate-binding domain-containing protein: protein MTLPKSKLLKYFVLGILSVLIASVWFRKEKPQNSPRDYTAIQSEGIIRVATEYNSIGYYTDGDSISGFHYELINAFAKQKGLKAEITPEMSFEKRLRGLSDGTFDMIASGIQATSEFRDSLLLTTPIFLSKQILVQRRAIKGDSTYIRNQLDLAGKTLHVIKGSPSILRIQNLGNEIGDTIYVKEIDKYGPEQLLAMVAHGDIKYAVCDEDIARAAIDSFPQLDINTKISFTQFYSWAVSKQSPALLDTLNAWLKTFSKSKEFQRIYYKYYGKHR, encoded by the coding sequence ATGACATTACCAAAATCAAAACTACTGAAGTACTTCGTACTAGGCATCCTTTCGGTGCTTATCGCTTCTGTGTGGTTCCGCAAAGAAAAACCTCAAAACTCCCCACGTGACTATACTGCCATCCAGTCCGAAGGAATCATCAGAGTGGCAACAGAATATAACTCTATCGGATACTACACTGACGGCGACAGCATCTCCGGTTTTCATTACGAACTTATTAACGCTTTTGCCAAACAGAAAGGATTAAAAGCGGAAATTACTCCCGAAATGAGTTTTGAAAAACGGCTTCGAGGTTTAAGCGATGGCACTTTCGATATGATTGCTTCCGGCATACAAGCCACGAGTGAGTTTAGAGACTCGCTACTGCTGACTACCCCGATCTTTTTAAGTAAGCAAATACTCGTTCAGCGAAGAGCAATAAAAGGAGATTCCACCTACATCAGGAATCAACTCGACCTAGCAGGTAAAACCCTCCATGTAATCAAGGGATCACCATCCATACTCCGCATACAGAATTTAGGAAACGAAATTGGCGACACTATTTATGTGAAAGAGATTGATAAATATGGCCCCGAACAACTTCTAGCCATGGTAGCTCACGGAGACATCAAATATGCTGTGTGCGACGAAGATATTGCACGCGCAGCCATCGACTCGTTTCCACAACTGGACATTAATACCAAGATCAGTTTCACGCAGTTCTATTCATGGGCTGTGAGTAAACAATCTCCCGCATTATTGGATACACTAAATGCCTGGCTGAAAACGTTCAGCAAAAGTAAAGAGTTTCAGCGTATCTACTATAAATACTACGGCAAGCACCGCTAA
- a CDS encoding thiamine pyrophosphate-dependent enzyme — MTREDIIKPENLVYQKPVLMNDNAMHYCPGCSHGVVHKLIAEVIEEMGMEDKTIGISPVGCAVFMYNYLDIDWQEAAHGRAPAVATAIKRLWPERLVFTYQGDGDLACIGTAETIHALNRGDNITIIFINNGIYGMTGGQMAPTTLVGMKTATCPEGRDVHLHGYPIKITEIAAQLEGTAYVTRQSVQSVAAIRKAKKAIRKAFENSMSGKGSNLVEIVSTCNAGWKMTPVDANTWMEKNMFPFYPLGDIKDKE; from the coding sequence ATAACAAGAGAAGATATAATCAAACCCGAGAATCTGGTTTACCAGAAACCGGTTTTAATGAATGATAACGCCATGCACTACTGCCCCGGCTGTAGCCACGGAGTCGTTCATAAGCTCATCGCCGAAGTGATAGAAGAAATGGGAATGGAAGATAAAACCATTGGCATCTCTCCGGTAGGATGTGCCGTTTTCATGTATAATTATCTGGATATAGACTGGCAAGAAGCCGCCCACGGACGTGCTCCCGCCGTAGCCACAGCCATCAAACGTTTATGGCCGGAGAGACTGGTATTCACTTATCAAGGAGACGGTGACTTGGCTTGCATCGGCACAGCCGAAACCATACACGCTCTTAATCGCGGAGACAATATCACTATTATTTTCATCAATAACGGTATCTACGGAATGACAGGCGGACAAATGGCTCCAACAACCCTTGTGGGAATGAAAACTGCCACTTGTCCCGAAGGCCGTGATGTGCATTTACACGGCTATCCAATCAAGATCACTGAAATTGCAGCGCAACTGGAAGGTACAGCCTATGTTACCCGCCAATCAGTGCAAAGCGTAGCTGCCATCCGCAAAGCAAAAAAAGCTATCCGCAAAGCATTCGAGAACTCGATGAGCGGAAAAGGTTCCAATCTGGTAGAGATTGTATCTACCTGCAATGCCGGATGGAAGATGACACCTGTCGACGCCAATACATGGATGGAAAAGAACATGTTCCCTTTCTATCCGCTGGGCGATATTAAGGACAAAGAATAA
- a CDS encoding Gfo/Idh/MocA family oxidoreductase codes for MDDKVIKWGFIGCGNVTEQKSGPAFKKVESSQVVAVMSRDGAKAKAYAEKRGIKKWYDDAQELIDDPEVNAVYIATPPSSHATYAIMSMKAGKPVYIEKPMAVTYEECTRINRISHETGVPCFVAYYRRYMPYFLKVKELVQNGTIGNIINIQIRFAQPPSELDYNKANLPWRVQPDISGGGYFYDLAPHQLDLLQDMFGCILEASGYKSNRGGLYPAEDSLSACFQFDSGLVGSGSWCFVAHESAKEDRIEVIGDKGMICFSMFTYEPIALHTERGREELRIENPEHVQQPLIQAVVDHLLGKSICTCDGESATTTNWVMDKILGKI; via the coding sequence ATGGATGATAAAGTGATTAAATGGGGATTCATCGGCTGTGGAAACGTAACCGAACAGAAAAGTGGCCCGGCATTTAAGAAAGTAGAAAGCTCCCAAGTGGTAGCTGTGATGAGCCGGGATGGTGCAAAAGCAAAAGCTTATGCCGAAAAAAGAGGCATAAAGAAATGGTATGACGATGCGCAAGAACTGATTGACGATCCGGAAGTAAATGCTGTTTACATTGCTACTCCTCCTTCTTCTCACGCCACGTACGCCATCATGTCAATGAAAGCAGGTAAACCTGTTTACATTGAAAAACCAATGGCAGTTACCTACGAAGAATGTACACGTATTAACCGTATCTCACACGAAACAGGTGTACCCTGTTTCGTGGCCTACTATCGCAGATATATGCCCTACTTCCTAAAAGTGAAAGAACTCGTGCAGAATGGCACCATAGGAAACATCATCAACATTCAAATTCGCTTTGCACAACCACCAAGTGAATTGGATTACAACAAAGCCAATCTTCCTTGGCGTGTGCAACCAGACATCTCAGGAGGCGGTTATTTTTATGACTTGGCGCCTCATCAACTCGACTTATTGCAGGACATGTTTGGCTGTATACTCGAAGCAAGCGGATACAAAAGTAATCGGGGCGGACTTTATCCTGCGGAAGATTCATTAAGTGCCTGTTTTCAATTTGACTCAGGCTTGGTAGGTTCCGGTTCATGGTGCTTCGTGGCGCACGAATCAGCCAAAGAAGACCGCATCGAAGTCATTGGTGACAAAGGCATGATCTGCTTCTCCATGTTCACCTACGAACCCATAGCTCTGCATACCGAACGAGGACGTGAAGAGCTACGTATCGAAAACCCGGAACACGTGCAACAACCTCTTATTCAGGCTGTGGTAGATCATCTGCTTGGCAAATCAATTTGTACATGCGATGGCGAAAGTGCCACTACCACTAATTGGGTAATGGATAAGATTCTTGGGAAAATTTAA
- a CDS encoding 2-oxoacid:acceptor oxidoreductase family protein, producing the protein MKEEIIIAGFGGQGVLSMGKILAYSGLMEDKEVTWMPAYGPEQRGGTANVTVIVSDNKISSPILSKYDTAIILNQPSLEKFESKVKPGGILIYDGYGIIHPPTRKDIKVYRIDAMDAANEMNNAKAFNMIVLGGLLKLRPIVTIGNVLKGLKKTLPERHHHLIPMNEAAILKGMELIHEQ; encoded by the coding sequence ATGAAAGAAGAAATAATTATAGCAGGGTTTGGCGGACAAGGTGTCTTGTCGATGGGAAAGATTCTAGCCTATTCCGGATTGATGGAAGACAAAGAAGTGACTTGGATGCCTGCCTACGGACCCGAGCAACGAGGAGGAACAGCAAATGTTACGGTTATTGTAAGTGACAACAAAATCTCCTCGCCTATTTTGAGTAAATACGACACAGCGATCATTCTGAATCAACCTTCGCTCGAAAAGTTTGAAAGCAAAGTGAAACCCGGTGGCATACTCATATACGACGGATACGGCATCATCCATCCACCTACGCGTAAAGACATCAAAGTCTATCGCATAGACGCTATGGATGCAGCCAATGAGATGAACAATGCAAAAGCATTCAACATGATCGTACTTGGCGGATTGTTGAAGCTACGTCCCATCGTTACCATCGGAAACGTACTGAAAGGGTTGAAGAAGACCTTGCCTGAGCGCCATCATCATCTGATACCGATGAACGAAGCGGCCATACTCAAGGGTATGGAACTGATTCATGAACAATAG
- a CDS encoding RpiB/LacA/LacB family sugar-phosphate isomerase, with product MKTIGICSDHAGFELKQFVKSWLEAKGWPYKDYGTYTAESCDYADFAHPLAFAIEAEECYLGIAICGSGNGINITLNKHQGIRAALCWIPEIAELARRHNNANILVMPGRFITTDEADAIMTAFFAANFEGGRHQRRIDKIPL from the coding sequence ATGAAAACAATAGGAATTTGTTCCGATCATGCAGGTTTCGAGTTGAAACAGTTTGTAAAAAGTTGGCTGGAGGCTAAAGGATGGCCTTACAAAGACTACGGAACATATACAGCAGAGAGTTGTGACTACGCCGATTTTGCCCACCCGTTGGCTTTTGCCATTGAAGCAGAAGAATGCTATCTAGGCATTGCGATATGTGGCAGTGGAAACGGCATTAATATCACACTGAACAAGCATCAGGGCATCCGTGCCGCCCTTTGCTGGATTCCGGAAATAGCAGAACTTGCCCGCCGACACAATAATGCGAACATACTGGTCATGCCGGGACGTTTCATTACTACCGACGAAGCTGACGCTATTATGACGGCATTCTTTGCTGCAAACTTTGAAGGAGGACGCCATCAAAGACGAATTGATAAAATTCCTCTTTAA